Part of the bacterium genome is shown below.
ACCAACAATTCCCCCCGCGGGGGCGCGGTCCAGCGTGCTACGCTGGTCTTGACAAAGGGAGACCCGTCTGCTAGGTTACGCCGTGGGATGAAAGCCAACCTCGAACCCACCCGCGAAAAGGGCTTGCTCCAGGGCGAGCCGTATCGTTCCCCCGCCGCGCACCATTTTTCACGAACTTAACCCCACGAGGGATCCCATGGCGCTGACACTCGAGCTTAAACGGTTGCAGGGCGACATCGAGCGGCAGGTCGAGGCGCTCTCGGGCCAGGTCGCCGCGGAGTGCTACCAGTGCGGCAACTGCACCGCCGGCTGCCCGACCGCCTACGAGATGGAAATCAAGCCGAACCGCGTCGTCCGCTACCTGCAGCTCGGCTTCGGGGAGAAGCTCCTGAAGGTCAACACGCCCTGGATCTGCGCCAGTTGCGAGACTTGCTACACGCGCTGCCCCAAGGGCGTATCGGTCGCCGCCGTCATGGACGCCCTGCGCCAGATCGCCCGGATGCGGGGTATCAAGCCTCCGAACCGCGACCTTCTGACCTTCGAGCGCCGCTTCCTGGGCACGGTACGGATGCACAGCCGTCTGTTCGAGGCCCAGCTCGCCGCGACGTACAACCTGACCAGCGGCCACTTCTTCAACAGTATGACCAAGCTGCCGGGCCTTCTGTTCAAG
Proteins encoded:
- a CDS encoding 4Fe-4S dicluster domain-containing protein, which encodes MALTLELKRLQGDIERQVEALSGQVAAECYQCGNCTAGCPTAYEMEIKPNRVVRYLQLGFGEKLLKVNTPWICASCETCYTRCPKGVSVAAVMDALRQIARMRGIKPPNRDLLTFERRFLGTVRMHSRLFEAQLAATYNLTSGHFFNSMTKLPGLLFKGKLKLFPQRGTKKGRQAVKDIYKRALEIESKGN